Proteins encoded within one genomic window of Orcinus orca chromosome 21, mOrcOrc1.1, whole genome shotgun sequence:
- the LOC105748585 gene encoding collagen alpha-1(I) chain-like: MVTQLKKSFPNLSAASQITALKTARISRQQDRRGSTASPLFTGRRKPFSSGACTPQSPRKPTKAKTARAARPQPRAGGVGSRDWERGRARLRHQLAAPEAAPPRARLPAPPHTPPREGEAETPARAGARHRARRPGPAADPRRRPPRGRRGPDNCARQAAAASRRRESRGPAGGWARPPAPLEERESRGEGPAPPPRGPPGRSRPSRGRDGGRPGPRTRLAGAARGSRPRRTHLGAGAGGPQAGPTPQRRPSETGARSPETRPARGAQALPGGGAGACRRPAAAPVFPEPAADQLQSIPRGLDASEEATQREALLPKSRCEKLHVEHLKVGEGRGRLCGDSVPGDRGGSGREGTGQSQNPEGSERKRCTTAELDSGEESSSDPFKWFEKQEAEREDSGPPGEPERGEDASTLCRGLKKTRTDQNL, from the exons ATGGTCACCCAGCTAAAGAAAAGTTTTCCCAATCTTTCTGCTGCTAG CCAAATCACCGCGCTGAAAACAGCACGCATTTCGAGACAGCAGGACCGCCGCGGCTCCACGGCCAGCCCACTGTTCACAGGCCGCCGCAAACCGTTTTCATCAG GAGCCTGCACCCCGCAAAGCCCCCGAAAACCGACCAAGGCCAAGACGGCAAGGGCGGCGCGGCCGCAACCGAGGGCCGGTGGCGTCGGGAGCCGCGACTGGGAACGCGGACGCGCGCGGCTTCGCCACCAGCTCGCTGCCCCTGAAGCGGCGCCGCCGCGAGCACGGCTGCCGGCGCCGCCCCACACTCCGCCTAGGGAGGGCGAGGCCGAGACTCCAGCCCGCGCGGGCGCCCGACACAGAGCCCGGCGCCCCGGGCCCGCGGCCGACCCCCGCCGGCGCCCGCCCCGAGGACGCCGAGGCCCGGACAACTGCGCCCGGCAGGCCGCGGCCGCCAGTCGTCGGCGCGAGAGCCGAGGGCCCGCGGGGGGCTGGGCGAGGCCTCCAGCCCCCCTCGAGGAACGCGAGAGCCGAGGCGAGGGCCCCGCTCCTCCTCCGCGGGGCCCTCCAGGCCGGAGCAGGCCGAGCCGAGGACGCGACGGCGGGAGGCCCGGCCCTCGAACCCGCCTCGCCGGGGCAGCCCGCGGGTCGCGGCCGCGCAGGACTCACCTGGGAG CTGGCGCCGGAGGGCCGCAGGCCGGCCCCACTCCTCAGCGACGGCCCTCTGAGACCGGCGCCCGGAGCCCCGAGACCCGTCCTGCCCGTGGTGCGCAGGCGCTCCCTGGCGGCGGGGCGGGCGCGTGCAGGCGACCGGCGGCCGCCCCCGTGTTCCCTGAGCCGGCGGCGGACCAGCTGCAGAGCATCCCGAGGGGCCTGGATGCATCGGAGGAAGCCACGCAGAGGGAGGCCCTGTTGCCCAAGAGCAGGTGTGAGAAGCTCCACGTGGAGCACCTGAAAGTGGGGGAAGGTCGTGGGCGGCTTTGCGGGGACAGTGTGCCAGGCGATAGAGGAGGCTCAGGAAGAGAAGGAACTGGACAGAGCCAAAATCCAGAAGGTTCCGAACGGAAAAGATGCACTACTGCAGAACTGGACTCCGGGGAAGAATCTTCCTCTGACCCCTTCAAGTGGTTTGAGAaacaggaggcagagagggaagacTCTGGCCCTCCAGGCGAGCCTGAGCGAGGAGAAGATGCATCCACCCTCTGCAGAGGACTGAAGAAAACAAGGACTGACCAGAATCTGTAA